The following are encoded together in the Rhipicephalus sanguineus isolate Rsan-2018 unplaced genomic scaffold, BIME_Rsan_1.4 Seq3560, whole genome shotgun sequence genome:
- the LOC119377123 gene encoding tigger transposable element-derived protein 6-like codes for MKLTVIGRYQNPRCFKLAGRLPCTYKANKKAWMTSEMFLEFLTHLDRKMSSQNRNILLLLDQCAAHPKQVTLCNIKLVFLPANTTSHLQPLDAGIIRNAKHYFKRLLITLLDALHFIAMAWDRVTPTTIANCFGKCGVVESAAPASQESEDDI; via the exons ATGAAGCTCACCGTCATTGGCCGCTATCAGAATCCTCGCTGCTTCAAGTTGGCCGGGCGCCTTCCGTGCACTTACAAGGCCAACAAGAAGGCCTGGATGACATCGGAGATGTTTCTCGAGTTCCTCACACACTTGGACCGCAAGATGTCGAGCCAAAACAGGAACATCCTTCTGCTTCTGGACCAGTGCGCCGCACACCCTAAGCAAGTTACGCTTTGCAATATAAAATTAGTTTTTCTGCCGGCCAACACAACAAGCCATCTACAGCCGTTAGATGCCGGCATCATACGGAATGCCAAGCACTACTTCAAAAGACTTCTT ATCACCCTTTTGGACGCGCTGCACTTCATCGCCATGGCGTGGGATCGTGTCACGCCCACAACTATAGCGAACTGCTTTGGCAAATGCGGCGTTGTGGAGTCTGCGGCGCCAGCCTCGCAGGAGTCCGAGGACGACATATAG